In Pseudomonas saudiphocaensis, one DNA window encodes the following:
- a CDS encoding TRAP transporter small permease subunit: MSFHPASPDDAVPAPVAQAALPHNRLSYWLDRILVAIGELSAWLWVLCLLVVLTNVFSRFVMSRGSIALEELSWHLFGAAVLLSLAYAVVRDDHVRVDVLSEKFSLRSRAIIELLGIVFLALPIVVLMVDALIPFAYQSFVYNERSQAPSGLPHRFIFKSVLPLGLLLLALALFSKATRCSTLLFNFPRAFMAPSNGRNHGHSQP; encoded by the coding sequence ATGTCCTTTCATCCCGCTTCTCCTGATGACGCAGTGCCCGCCCCTGTCGCCCAAGCTGCGCTGCCCCATAACCGGCTCTCCTACTGGCTGGACAGGATTCTGGTCGCAATAGGCGAACTCAGCGCCTGGCTCTGGGTGCTGTGTCTTTTGGTTGTACTGACGAATGTGTTCAGTCGTTTCGTGATGTCACGCGGCTCGATTGCGTTGGAGGAGTTGTCCTGGCACCTGTTTGGCGCTGCCGTGCTGCTGTCCCTGGCTTACGCCGTGGTACGCGACGATCACGTACGCGTCGATGTGCTGAGCGAAAAATTCAGCCTGCGCAGTCGGGCCATCATCGAGTTGTTGGGGATCGTGTTTCTTGCCCTGCCGATCGTGGTGCTGATGGTCGACGCGCTGATTCCCTTCGCTTACCAGTCATTCGTTTACAACGAGCGCTCGCAGGCGCCAAGCGGCCTGCCGCATCGTTTCATTTTCAAGAGCGTGCTCCCTCTGGGCTTGCTGCTACTGGCCCTGGCCCTGTTCTCCAAAGCCACGCGCTGCAGCACGCTGCTGTTCAATTTCCCACGGGCTTTCATGGCCCCTTCGAATGGCCGGAATCACGGCCATTCGCAGCCCTGA
- a CDS encoding TRAP transporter substrate-binding protein: MSITKKLSRLACATGATTVLSACLISTNAAATEKIRWQVPLAFPSHLIGLTTPVKHLSESLKAVSGGDIQLRYYEPGELVPPFEIMDAVSNGKYPAGYTWIGYDQGTIAALPLYSGAPFNLEPPAYLAWYYEGDGKKLLEEIYAQRNIHPMLCSIIGPEGAGWFANPIEKLEDFDGLRIRFAGIGGKILEKLGASVTMVPGGEIYQALERKTIDATEFSQPAVDKMLGLDQIIKNYIMPGWHQTLTTSHLLVNKGVWDKLQPQSRALIEMGCESATLKGFAESEWAQPTALRDYEKQGVKAQVLPEEVLRELERVTNEVLDEMAAKDEMFKRVLASQRQFMKHHSIWHGKGYLPRDFYRYE; this comes from the coding sequence ATGTCGATAACAAAAAAGCTTTCCCGCCTTGCCTGCGCCACCGGTGCGACCACCGTCCTGAGTGCCTGCCTGATCAGCACCAACGCAGCCGCAACTGAAAAAATACGCTGGCAAGTGCCGCTCGCCTTTCCTTCCCACCTGATCGGCCTGACCACACCGGTTAAACACCTGTCTGAATCGCTCAAGGCCGTTTCCGGTGGTGATATCCAATTGCGCTACTACGAACCCGGCGAGCTGGTACCGCCCTTTGAGATCATGGACGCCGTCAGCAACGGCAAATACCCAGCCGGCTATACCTGGATCGGCTACGACCAGGGCACCATCGCCGCATTGCCACTGTATTCCGGTGCACCGTTCAACCTGGAGCCGCCGGCCTATCTGGCCTGGTACTACGAAGGTGACGGCAAAAAGCTGCTCGAAGAGATCTACGCTCAGCGCAATATTCACCCGATGCTGTGCAGCATCATCGGTCCGGAAGGCGCCGGCTGGTTCGCCAACCCCATCGAGAAGCTGGAAGACTTCGACGGCCTGCGCATCCGCTTTGCCGGCATCGGCGGCAAGATCCTTGAGAAGCTCGGTGCCTCGGTGACCATGGTGCCGGGCGGCGAGATTTACCAGGCGTTGGAACGCAAGACCATCGACGCCACCGAGTTCTCGCAGCCTGCCGTCGACAAGATGCTGGGCCTGGATCAGATCATCAAGAACTACATCATGCCGGGCTGGCACCAGACGCTGACCACTTCTCATCTGCTGGTTAACAAGGGTGTCTGGGACAAGCTCCAGCCGCAAAGCCGTGCCCTGATCGAGATGGGCTGCGAGTCCGCCACGCTCAAGGGCTTCGCCGAAAGCGAATGGGCGCAGCCGACCGCCCTGCGCGATTACGAAAAGCAGGGTGTGAAGGCTCAGGTACTGCCTGAAGAAGTGTTGCGCGAGCTTGAGCGCGTAACCAACGAAGTGCTCGACGAGATGGCTGCCAAGGACGAGATGTTCAAACGCGTGCTGGCCAGCCAGCGCCAGTTCATGAAGCATCACTCCATCTGGCACGGCAAGGGCTACCTACCGCGCGATTTCTACCGGTACGAGTAA
- the gltX gene encoding glutamate--tRNA ligase, producing MTTVRTRIAPSPTGDPHVGTAYIALFNLCFARQHGGQFILRIEDTDQLRSTRESEQQIYDALRWLGIEWDEGPDVGGPHGPYRQSERGEIYKKYSDELVAKGHAFPCFCSAERLDQVRAEQMANKETPRYDGHCMHIAPAEAQQRIAAGESHVIRMKVPTEGVCQVQDMLRGTVEIGWDRMDMQVLMKADGLPTYFLANVVDDHLMGITHVLRGEEWLPSAPKLIKLYEYFGWEQPQLCYMPLLRNPDKSKLSKRKNPTSVTFYERMGYMPEAMLNYLGRMGWSMPDEREKFTLAEMIEHFDINRVSLGGPIFDIEKLSWLNGQWIRELSVEAFANQVQEWALNPRYLMKIAPHVQGRVETFSQIAPLAGFFFSGALNLDPALFEHKKLDATQVRQVLQLTLWKLEALRQWDKERITEVIQGVAAHLELKLRDVMPLMFASITGQASSVSVLDAMEILGPDLTRFRLRQALELLGGASKKEVKEWEKLLAAMG from the coding sequence ATGACCACTGTTCGTACCCGTATCGCGCCGTCGCCTACCGGCGACCCGCATGTCGGCACCGCTTATATCGCGCTGTTCAACCTCTGCTTCGCCCGCCAGCACGGTGGTCAGTTCATCCTGCGTATCGAGGACACCGACCAGCTGCGCTCGACCCGCGAGTCCGAACAGCAGATCTATGATGCGTTGCGCTGGCTGGGCATTGAGTGGGATGAAGGCCCCGACGTTGGCGGCCCGCACGGCCCGTACCGGCAGAGCGAGCGTGGCGAGATCTACAAGAAGTACTCGGACGAGCTGGTCGCCAAGGGCCACGCCTTCCCGTGCTTCTGCAGTGCCGAACGCCTGGATCAGGTGCGCGCCGAGCAGATGGCCAACAAGGAAACCCCGCGCTACGACGGCCATTGCATGCATATAGCTCCGGCCGAGGCGCAGCAGCGCATTGCAGCGGGCGAATCCCACGTGATCCGCATGAAAGTGCCTACCGAAGGCGTTTGCCAGGTGCAGGACATGCTGCGCGGCACCGTCGAGATCGGCTGGGACCGCATGGACATGCAGGTGCTGATGAAGGCCGACGGCCTGCCGACCTACTTCCTTGCCAACGTGGTCGATGACCATTTGATGGGCATCACCCACGTGCTGCGTGGAGAGGAATGGCTGCCTTCGGCGCCGAAGCTGATCAAACTCTACGAGTACTTCGGCTGGGAACAGCCGCAGCTGTGCTACATGCCGCTGCTGCGTAATCCGGACAAGAGCAAACTGTCCAAGCGCAAGAATCCCACCTCGGTGACGTTCTACGAGCGCATGGGCTACATGCCCGAGGCGATGCTCAACTATCTGGGGCGCATGGGCTGGTCGATGCCCGATGAGCGCGAGAAATTCACCCTCGCGGAGATGATCGAGCATTTCGATATCAATCGCGTGTCCCTGGGCGGGCCGATCTTCGATATCGAGAAGCTTTCCTGGCTCAACGGGCAGTGGATTCGCGAGCTGAGCGTCGAGGCCTTCGCCAACCAGGTGCAGGAGTGGGCGCTGAACCCCCGATACCTGATGAAGATTGCACCCCATGTGCAGGGCAGGGTGGAGACCTTCAGCCAGATCGCTCCGCTGGCCGGCTTCTTCTTCTCTGGTGCGCTGAACCTTGATCCGGCCCTGTTCGAGCACAAGAAGCTTGATGCCACTCAGGTGCGCCAGGTGCTGCAGCTGACGCTATGGAAGCTCGAAGCACTGCGCCAGTGGGACAAGGAACGCATCACCGAGGTCATCCAGGGGGTCGCTGCGCATCTTGAACTGAAACTGCGTGATGTGATGCCGCTGATGTTCGCCTCGATCACCGGTCAGGCCAGTTCGGTCTCCGTGCTCGATGCGATGGAAATTCTCGGCCCGGATCTGACGCGCTTCCGTCTGCGCCAGGCGCTGGAGTTGCTGGGTGGTGCATCGAAGAAGGAAGTGAAGGAGTGGGAGAAGCTGCTGGCAGCCATGGGCTGA
- a CDS encoding acyl-CoA thioesterase: protein MIWDQPDVFICDISVEPEHIDELGHANNAVYVTWLEQCAWQHSQSLGLGLEDYQRLNRAMAVVRHEIDYLAAAYEGERLQLGTWIVESDQRLKMKRHFQLIRPTDKVTLLRAKTTFVCIEMTSGKPKRMPPEFLEGYGKALVEPFPLQL from the coding sequence ATGATCTGGGATCAGCCTGATGTCTTCATCTGCGATATCAGCGTCGAGCCCGAGCACATCGATGAGCTCGGACACGCCAATAATGCGGTTTACGTAACCTGGTTGGAGCAATGCGCCTGGCAGCATTCGCAGAGCCTGGGGCTTGGTCTGGAAGACTATCAGCGGCTCAATCGTGCGATGGCGGTAGTGCGCCACGAGATCGACTACCTGGCCGCTGCCTATGAAGGGGAGCGTCTGCAGCTGGGTACCTGGATTGTCGAATCCGATCAGCGGCTGAAGATGAAGCGGCACTTCCAGTTGATCAGGCCCACCGACAAGGTGACGCTGCTGCGGGCAAAGACCACTTTCGTCTGTATCGAAATGACCAGCGGCAAGCCGAAGAGGATGCCGCCGGAGTTTCTTGAGGGTTATGGCAAGGCGTTGGTCGAACCTTTTCCATTACAGCTGTAA
- the dinB gene encoding DNA polymerase IV: MRKIIHIDCDCFYAAIEMRDDPSLANRPIAVGGLAERRGVIATCNYEARAYGVRSAMASGHALKLCPDLLILRPRMEAYREASREIHGIFRSYTDLIEPLSLDEAFLDVTGCEHFSGSATRIAQDIRQRVWQQLRITVSAGVAPNKFLAKIASDWKKPDGLFVITPAQVDDFVRELPVSRLHGVGRVTAEKLNKRGIHTCADLRQWKRLELVRDFGSFGERLWSLAHGIDERPVQVDSRRQSVSVENTYERDLPDLAACLERLPELLDQLSKRMARLDGSYRPGKPFVKLKFHDFTQTTLEQAGAGLELEDYADLLAVAFDRGKRPVRLIGVGVRLIDLRSGFEQLRLF; the protein is encoded by the coding sequence GTGCGCAAGATCATCCATATCGATTGTGATTGCTTCTACGCCGCCATCGAGATGCGTGACGATCCCAGTCTGGCGAATCGACCCATTGCAGTAGGTGGGTTGGCTGAGCGTCGCGGTGTCATTGCTACCTGCAACTACGAAGCGCGCGCCTACGGCGTACGTTCGGCAATGGCCTCGGGCCATGCGCTCAAGCTCTGTCCTGATCTGCTGATTCTGCGTCCGCGGATGGAGGCCTATCGTGAAGCATCGAGGGAAATCCACGGCATCTTCCGCTCCTATACCGACCTGATCGAGCCGCTGTCCCTGGACGAGGCATTCCTCGACGTCACCGGCTGCGAGCACTTTTCCGGAAGTGCCACGCGCATTGCCCAGGACATTCGCCAGCGTGTCTGGCAGCAATTGCGGATCACGGTCTCGGCGGGCGTAGCGCCGAACAAGTTTCTCGCCAAGATCGCCAGCGACTGGAAAAAGCCTGACGGATTGTTCGTGATTACACCGGCGCAGGTCGATGATTTCGTGCGTGAGCTGCCGGTCTCCAGGCTGCATGGTGTCGGCCGCGTCACCGCCGAAAAGCTCAACAAGCGGGGCATCCACACCTGCGCCGACCTGCGTCAGTGGAAGCGCCTGGAGCTGGTTCGCGATTTCGGCTCCTTCGGCGAGCGCTTGTGGAGCCTCGCTCATGGGATTGATGAGCGCCCGGTGCAGGTCGATAGTCGGCGGCAGTCGGTGAGCGTCGAAAATACGTACGAGCGCGATTTGCCCGATCTTGCCGCATGTCTCGAACGGCTGCCTGAATTGCTCGACCAGCTCAGCAAGCGGATGGCGCGGCTCGATGGCAGTTATCGGCCCGGCAAGCCCTTCGTCAAACTCAAGTTCCACGATTTCACTCAAACCACTCTGGAGCAGGCAGGCGCTGGTCTGGAGCTGGAGGACTATGCCGATTTGCTGGCAGTCGCCTTTGACCGCGGCAAACGCCCGGTGCGGCTGATCGGGGTGGGCGTGCGCCTGATCGATCTGCGCAGTGGTTTCGAGCAGCTGCGGTTGTTCTAG
- a CDS encoding Ku protein → MPRAIWKGAISFGLVHIPVALVSASSSKGVDFDWLDKRSMEPVGYKRVNKVTGKEVTKENIVKGVAYEKGRYVVLSEEEIRAAHPESTQTIDIFSFVDREQIPLQNIDTPYYLSPDNRGEKVYALLREALSSTDKVALAHVVLRTRQHLAALFPLESALVLVMLRWPSDVRSLDALDLGTAVTQPKLAKSELDMAKRLIKDMSDEWRPEEYQDSFQERILELVEQKARAGKIEAVEQVEGEEERRGADVIDLTELLKRSLGGKPAAKSEDSSEDKPKKPARKRSSPSKPAARAARK, encoded by the coding sequence ATGCCCCGAGCCATCTGGAAAGGCGCCATCAGTTTTGGCCTGGTCCACATACCGGTTGCGCTGGTTTCCGCCAGCTCTTCCAAAGGAGTGGATTTTGACTGGCTGGATAAGCGCAGCATGGAGCCGGTTGGCTACAAGCGGGTGAACAAGGTCACCGGCAAGGAAGTCACCAAGGAAAATATCGTCAAGGGCGTCGCTTACGAGAAGGGGCGCTACGTGGTGCTGAGTGAGGAGGAAATCCGTGCCGCTCACCCCGAGTCGACCCAGACGATCGACATTTTTTCGTTTGTCGACCGTGAGCAGATACCGCTGCAGAACATCGACACCCCGTACTACCTGTCCCCTGACAACCGGGGTGAAAAGGTCTATGCCCTGTTGCGTGAGGCGCTGAGCAGCACGGACAAGGTCGCGCTGGCCCACGTGGTATTGCGCACTCGTCAGCATCTGGCAGCACTGTTTCCGCTGGAGTCCGCCCTGGTGCTGGTCATGCTGCGCTGGCCTAGCGATGTCCGCAGCCTCGATGCATTGGATCTTGGTACGGCTGTAACCCAGCCCAAGCTGGCCAAAAGCGAGCTGGACATGGCCAAGCGCCTGATCAAGGACATGAGCGATGAGTGGCGACCGGAGGAATATCAGGATAGCTTCCAGGAGCGCATCCTCGAACTGGTAGAGCAGAAGGCCAGGGCTGGCAAGATCGAGGCCGTCGAGCAAGTGGAGGGCGAAGAGGAGCGTCGCGGCGCCGATGTCATCGACCTTACCGAGCTGCTCAAGCGCAGCCTTGGCGGCAAGCCGGCGGCCAAGTCCGAAGACTCCTCCGAGGACAAGCCGAAGAAGCCGGCACGCAAGCGTTCCAGCCCCAGCAAGCCCGCCGCCAGGGCCGCGCGTAAATAA
- the ligD gene encoding DNA ligase D, which produces MARVQSEYNRKRNFERTSEPPERPGKRRSKAGALRFVVQKHDARRLHYDFRLELDGTLKSWAVPKGPSLDPRDKRLAVHVEDHPLDYAGFEGSIPEGSYGAGDVIVWDHGIWQPQGDPAADYAAGKLKFTLVGEKLAGDWTLVRTRLRGSSDKQQWLLIKERDDIARSSDEYDIVEAQPQSVISGTLVGGPSKAPKRKAASKAKETREVSAAFPDSLAPQLATLVDRPPEGDWLYEVKYDGYRILARIRGGEVRLFTRNGHDWTQRLPQQAKALAKLGLEDSWLDGEVVALNKEGLPDFQQLQNAFDVGRSQGLIYFLFDAPFINGQDLRQSPLEQRREQLKALLGNTDDTPLRFSDAFTAHHRDIVASACAMSLEGVIGKRSGSLYVSRRNPDWIKLKCRLRQEFVIVGYSSPKGSRSGFGALLLAVSEDDGLRYAGRVGTGFGEASLKDIHQRLHKLARADSPLAKKLSAAQARGVSWVEPQLVGEVEFAEWTREGIVRQASFIALRSDKPATQIIRERPGDTPAAEPEKGAKRKAAKASGKPVIAGVTISNPQRVIDPESGITKLELAEFYAAIADWLLPFLNNRPVSLLRAPEGVGGEQFFQKHAERLAIPNIKHLDQALDPGHARLMEIDSLPALVGAAQMGCIEFHTWGATSDRIETPDHFVLDLDPDPALPWRSMLEATQLTLTVLDELGLQAFLKTSGGKGIHIIVPLARRADWDTVKAFAKAVAQFMARQLPERFTATSGPKNRVGKIFLDYLRNGRGASTVAAYSVRARPGLPVSVPIARDELAGLRSAGQWTVGNLQQRLEELEQDPWEGYANRQRITRAMWRRLGADAP; this is translated from the coding sequence GTGGCCAGGGTGCAGAGCGAATACAACCGCAAGCGCAACTTCGAACGCACCAGCGAACCGCCCGAGCGGCCCGGGAAACGCCGCAGCAAGGCCGGTGCACTGCGTTTCGTGGTGCAGAAGCACGATGCCCGTCGTTTGCACTATGACTTTCGCCTGGAACTGGATGGCACCCTGAAGAGTTGGGCAGTGCCCAAGGGGCCGAGCCTGGACCCGCGTGACAAGCGTCTTGCTGTGCATGTTGAGGACCATCCGCTGGACTACGCGGGTTTCGAAGGCAGCATTCCCGAGGGCAGTTACGGCGCCGGAGACGTCATTGTCTGGGATCACGGCATTTGGCAGCCCCAGGGTGACCCGGCAGCGGACTATGCCGCGGGCAAACTCAAGTTCACCCTGGTTGGCGAGAAGTTGGCAGGTGACTGGACGCTGGTCCGCACCCGCCTGCGTGGTAGCAGCGACAAGCAGCAATGGCTGTTGATCAAGGAACGTGACGACATTGCCCGCTCCAGCGACGAATACGACATCGTCGAGGCGCAGCCGCAGAGCGTGATCAGCGGCACCCTGGTCGGTGGGCCGAGCAAGGCGCCCAAGCGCAAGGCGGCGAGCAAAGCCAAGGAAACCCGTGAGGTTTCAGCGGCGTTTCCCGACAGCCTGGCCCCTCAGTTGGCAACGCTCGTTGACCGCCCTCCGGAAGGCGACTGGTTATACGAAGTGAAGTACGACGGTTACCGTATCCTTGCCCGTATCAGGGGCGGCGAGGTGCGCCTTTTCACCCGTAACGGCCATGACTGGACGCAGCGGCTGCCGCAGCAGGCCAAGGCCCTGGCCAAACTTGGGCTGGAGGACAGTTGGCTGGATGGCGAGGTGGTGGCGCTCAATAAAGAGGGACTGCCGGACTTTCAGCAACTGCAGAATGCCTTTGATGTCGGGCGCAGCCAGGGTCTCATCTATTTCCTGTTCGACGCGCCGTTTATCAACGGCCAGGACCTGCGTCAGTCTCCTCTGGAGCAGCGCCGGGAGCAGCTCAAGGCGCTTCTGGGCAATACGGACGATACGCCTCTGCGTTTCTCCGATGCGTTTACCGCCCACCACCGTGACATCGTCGCAAGCGCCTGCGCCATGTCGTTGGAAGGCGTGATCGGCAAGCGCTCGGGCAGCCTCTATGTTTCGCGCCGCAATCCGGATTGGATCAAGCTCAAGTGCCGTCTGCGGCAGGAGTTCGTTATCGTCGGCTATAGCAGCCCTAAAGGCAGTCGCAGTGGTTTTGGCGCCTTGTTGCTGGCAGTGAGCGAGGATGACGGCCTGCGTTACGCCGGGCGGGTCGGGACCGGTTTTGGCGAGGCCTCACTCAAGGATATCCACCAGCGTTTGCACAAACTGGCTCGCGCCGACTCACCCTTGGCCAAGAAGCTGAGTGCGGCGCAGGCCCGTGGCGTGAGCTGGGTAGAGCCGCAACTGGTGGGCGAAGTCGAGTTTGCCGAGTGGACGCGTGAAGGCATCGTGCGCCAGGCCAGCTTTATCGCCCTGCGCAGCGACAAGCCGGCCACGCAGATCATCCGTGAACGGCCGGGCGACACGCCCGCAGCTGAGCCTGAAAAGGGCGCAAAAAGGAAAGCAGCCAAAGCGAGCGGCAAGCCTGTGATTGCGGGGGTGACGATCAGCAATCCGCAGCGGGTCATCGATCCCGAGAGTGGCATTACCAAACTGGAGTTGGCGGAGTTCTACGCAGCCATCGCCGACTGGCTGTTGCCGTTTCTGAACAATCGTCCAGTGTCGCTGCTGCGAGCGCCGGAAGGTGTCGGCGGCGAGCAGTTCTTTCAGAAGCACGCCGAGCGTCTGGCGATTCCCAACATCAAGCATCTGGACCAGGCTCTGGACCCCGGCCACGCGCGCTTGATGGAAATCGACAGCTTGCCGGCGCTGGTGGGTGCGGCGCAGATGGGCTGTATCGAGTTCCACACTTGGGGCGCGACCAGTGATCGCATCGAAACGCCGGACCACTTCGTACTGGACCTTGACCCAGATCCCGCATTGCCCTGGCGCAGCATGCTGGAGGCGACGCAGCTGACCCTGACCGTGCTCGACGAGCTGGGCCTGCAAGCCTTCCTCAAGACCAGCGGCGGCAAGGGGATCCACATCATCGTGCCGCTGGCGCGGCGTGCCGATTGGGACACTGTAAAGGCCTTTGCCAAGGCGGTTGCGCAGTTCATGGCGCGCCAGCTGCCCGAGCGCTTCACGGCGACATCCGGACCGAAGAACCGGGTCGGCAAGATATTTCTGGATTACCTACGCAACGGCCGTGGCGCCAGTACGGTGGCTGCTTACTCGGTGCGAGCGCGGCCGGGTTTGCCGGTTTCGGTGCCGATAGCGCGGGACGAACTGGCTGGCCTGCGCAGCGCAGGGCAATGGACTGTAGGCAATCTGCAGCAGCGCCTGGAGGAGCTTGAGCAGGATCCATGGGAGGGTTACGCCAATCGACAGCGGATCACCCGTGCGATGTGGCGCAGGCTGGGTGCTGATGCTCCCTGA
- a CDS encoding META domain-containing protein, producing MKKVLLTALAALFVSGCANDTQKLQYDVTYITEWIGEEPVVGRNPVSLTFSHDRAYGNSGCNHWFASYELDGQKIRFSQIGSTRKMCAEHLMKQEQHFLHLLSQIERWDISNIDQLRFWPAEGAPIRVWPEQN from the coding sequence ATGAAAAAAGTCCTGCTGACTGCCCTCGCCGCGCTATTCGTAAGCGGCTGTGCCAACGACACGCAGAAGCTGCAATACGATGTCACCTACATCACCGAGTGGATTGGTGAGGAACCCGTGGTTGGCCGCAACCCCGTCTCGCTGACCTTCAGCCACGACCGTGCTTACGGGAACTCCGGCTGTAACCACTGGTTCGCCAGTTATGAGCTCGATGGCCAGAAGATCCGTTTCAGCCAGATCGGCAGCACCCGCAAGATGTGCGCCGAGCACTTGATGAAGCAGGAGCAACACTTCCTGCATCTGCTCTCGCAAATCGAGCGCTGGGATATCTCCAATATTGATCAGCTGCGCTTCTGGCCTGCCGAAGGCGCACCGATTCGCGTCTGGCCGGAACAGAACTGA
- a CDS encoding dienelactone hydrolase family protein has product MRYPLLGLLMATSLAAHAEIQTQEIPYTAADGTKMVGYYAYDDAVEGPRPGVVVVHEWWGLNDYAKQRARNLAELGYSALAIDMYGEGKNTDHPKDAMSFMQAATADADAAKARFNAGLDLLKQQQQTDAAKLAAIGYCFGGKVVLDMARQGVPLDGVVSFHGALATQTRAVPGSVKARVLVEHGSADSMISLEDIAALNSEMVAAGADYQFVNHPGAKHGFTNPGADKSKEKGLDLAYDKQADERSWANMQRFLEDTFNNPRP; this is encoded by the coding sequence ATGCGTTATCCCCTGCTCGGCCTGCTCATGGCCACCAGCCTTGCCGCTCATGCTGAAATCCAGACCCAGGAAATCCCCTATACCGCCGCCGACGGCACCAAGATGGTTGGCTACTACGCCTACGACGACGCAGTCGAAGGGCCACGCCCCGGCGTCGTGGTGGTACATGAGTGGTGGGGACTGAACGACTACGCCAAGCAGCGCGCCCGTAATCTCGCCGAGCTTGGCTACAGCGCCCTGGCCATCGATATGTACGGCGAAGGCAAGAATACCGATCACCCCAAGGACGCCATGAGCTTTATGCAGGCCGCCACGGCGGACGCAGACGCTGCCAAGGCACGCTTCAATGCCGGCCTTGACCTGCTGAAGCAGCAACAACAGACGGACGCCGCCAAACTGGCTGCAATCGGCTACTGCTTCGGTGGCAAGGTGGTGCTGGATATGGCTCGCCAGGGTGTACCACTGGACGGCGTGGTCAGCTTCCACGGTGCCCTCGCCACCCAGACACGCGCCGTCCCCGGCAGCGTCAAGGCACGCGTGCTTGTCGAGCACGGCAGCGCCGACAGCATGATCAGCCTCGAAGACATTGCGGCCCTCAACTCGGAGATGGTGGCAGCCGGTGCCGACTACCAGTTCGTCAATCACCCAGGTGCCAAGCATGGCTTCACCAACCCGGGCGCGGACAAGTCCAAGGAAAAAGGCCTGGACCTCGCCTATGACAAGCAGGCCGACGAGCGTTCCTGGGCCAACATGCAGCGCTTCCTGGAAGACACCTTCAATAACCCACGGCCATAA
- a CDS encoding cytochrome c3 family protein: protein MKSLLAFLKRYWNVLSRPSVHYSLGALTLGGFIAGIIFWGGFNTALEATNTETFCISCHEMEDNVYMEIKETIHYSNRSGVRATCPDCHVPHEWTDKIARKMQASKEVWGKIFGTINTREKFLGLRREMAEREWRRLKTNDSLECRNCHNFEYMDFTRQAPRAAQFHSTALASGEATCIDCHKGIAHRLPDMHGVPGW, encoded by the coding sequence ATGAAGTCGCTACTCGCGTTTCTCAAACGCTACTGGAACGTTCTGAGCCGTCCCAGCGTGCATTACAGCCTGGGCGCCCTGACGCTCGGCGGGTTTATCGCCGGGATCATTTTCTGGGGCGGCTTCAACACCGCTCTGGAGGCGACCAACACCGAGACCTTCTGCATCTCCTGTCACGAGATGGAAGACAACGTCTATATGGAGATCAAGGAAACCATCCACTACAGCAACCGCTCGGGCGTCAGGGCCACCTGCCCGGACTGCCACGTACCCCATGAATGGACCGACAAGATCGCCCGCAAGATGCAGGCCTCCAAGGAGGTCTGGGGCAAGATCTTCGGCACCATCAACACCCGGGAAAAATTTCTCGGCCTGCGCCGGGAAATGGCCGAGCGTGAATGGCGTCGCCTGAAGACCAATGACTCGCTGGAATGCCGCAACTGCCACAACTTCGAGTACATGGACTTTACCCGTCAGGCTCCCCGCGCCGCTCAGTTCCACTCCACCGCTCTGGCCAGCGGAGAAGCGACATGCATCGATTGCCACAAGGGCATTGCCCACCGGCTGCCTGACATGCACGGCGTACCGGGCTGGTAA
- a CDS encoding nitrate reductase cytochrome c-type subunit, with the protein MKFRVLTLTLLAVCGLAIAAEPNYPLDAPAPDGRRAGGTITQEFTPPPLRDEENKDLKRERNYPEQPPTIPHAIRGYQVDINSNRCLACHSRANSARTQAPMISITHFTDRDSQTLGAVAPRRYFCTQCHVVQHDVKPLVKNDFENIDQLLYHENTQNQQ; encoded by the coding sequence ATGAAATTTCGTGTACTGACATTGACCCTCCTCGCCGTTTGCGGCCTGGCCATCGCCGCCGAACCCAACTACCCGCTCGACGCTCCGGCGCCGGACGGGCGACGGGCGGGAGGCACCATCACCCAGGAGTTCACCCCGCCACCGCTACGTGACGAGGAGAACAAAGATCTCAAGCGCGAACGCAACTATCCCGAGCAGCCGCCGACCATTCCACACGCCATCCGCGGCTATCAGGTGGATATCAACAGCAATCGCTGCCTGGCCTGCCACAGCCGCGCCAACAGTGCCCGTACCCAGGCACCGATGATCAGCATCACCCACTTCACTGACCGTGACAGCCAGACGCTCGGGGCGGTCGCGCCACGCCGGTATTTCTGCACCCAGTGCCATGTAGTGCAGCACGACGTGAAACCGCTGGTGAAGAACGACTTCGAGAACATCGACCAGTTGCTCTATCACGAAAACACCCAGAACCAACAGTGA